Proteins encoded by one window of Mycoplasma capricolum subsp. capricolum ATCC 27343:
- a CDS encoding lipoprotein, whose translation MKKLLNILGTTAIIITTSFLVIACKASKQIDIKITNPNNVENKEEKSKNEKIENTEDSKKEEKDQKNEIQSDQSKENKEYVFKRTKKENFDSIKKYGLELVDSIFHKQEKYEKLKSNPSLSVLIRKITSIYSKIAKYKDIEEFESKLLPRLVNEESYREFDEAVTEYEKEKENIWKLLN comes from the coding sequence ATGAAAAAATTGCTGAATATATTAGGAACTACAGCAATAATAATTACAACCAGTTTTTTAGTGATTGCCTGTAAAGCATCCAAACAAATCGACATTAAAATAACAAATCCTAATAATGTTGAAAATAAAGAAGAAAAAAGTAAAAATGAAAAAATAGAAAATACAGAAGATTCCAAAAAAGAAGAAAAAGATCAGAAAAATGAAATACAATCTGACCAATCAAAAGAAAATAAAGAATATGTATTCAAAAGAACCAAAAAAGAAAATTTTGATTCAATTAAAAAATATGGTTTAGAACTTGTTGATTCTATATTCCACAAACAAGAAAAGTATGAAAAGCTAAAAAGCAATCCTAGCCTATCAGTTTTAATTAGAAAAATTACTAGTATTTATAGTAAAATAGCAAAATACAAAGATATAGAAGAATTTGAATCAAAGTTATTGCCTCGACTTGTGAATGAAGAGTCATATAGAGAATTTGATGAAGCTGTTACAGAATATGAAAAAGAAAAAGAAAATATTTGAAAGTTGTTAAATTAA